A single genomic interval of Alphaproteobacteria bacterium harbors:
- a CDS encoding transposase: MAETARQLGVGYSLLNGWINAAELARSKGQGLAMALEEKARLAALEKEVANLREENEILKKATAYFARDRVPPRSTPGSKG; encoded by the coding sequence ATTGCCGAGACAGCTCGTCAACTCGGGGTTGGCTACAGCCTCCTCAACGGTTGGATCAACGCTGCGGAGCTTGCTCGGAGCAAAGGCCAGGGGCTGGCGATGGCCTTGGAGGAGAAGGCCCGATTGGCCGCCTTGGAAAAGGAGGTGGCCAATCTCCGCGAGGAGAACGAGATCCTAAAAAAAGCCACGGCGTACTTCGCCAGGGATCGAGTCCCTCCGAGAAGTACGCCTGGATCCAAGGGATGA
- a CDS encoding IS3 family transposase — translation MKGSHKVGRMCKALEVSRSGLDDWSKRDKTPDHQELRVAIHTTFKRLRCNYGHRSIRRELVKQGHHHGRKLILRLMSEEGLRPTASLPKPYGKGKGGEHRVAKNRLKRKFEVKRANRVWTSDITYIWTAFGWVYLAVILDLFSRRIVGWSVSDKPDTTLVKSALSKAIRLRRPRRWRLMFHSDQGCQYTSIDLQQYLRDSGILQSMSRRGQCWDNAPTESFFGTMKQETGIAKFILDDCSAVEIAMLDWIDGWYNQTRRHTTLDGCSPIEFELKMAA, via the coding sequence ATGAAAGGCTCTCACAAGGTTGGCCGGATGTGCAAGGCGCTAGAGGTCAGCCGCTCAGGCCTGGACGATTGGAGCAAGCGCGACAAGACTCCTGACCACCAGGAATTGAGGGTTGCGATCCATACGACCTTCAAGCGGTTACGGTGCAACTACGGTCATCGGTCGATCCGACGGGAATTGGTCAAGCAAGGGCATCACCATGGGCGCAAGCTGATACTTCGTCTGATGTCCGAAGAAGGATTGAGGCCCACGGCAAGCCTTCCCAAGCCTTACGGCAAGGGGAAAGGCGGAGAACATCGAGTTGCCAAAAATCGTCTGAAACGGAAGTTCGAGGTGAAACGCGCGAACCGGGTGTGGACCTCCGACATCACCTACATCTGGACCGCTTTCGGTTGGGTTTACCTCGCGGTGATTCTGGACCTATTCTCCCGTCGGATCGTTGGGTGGTCCGTCAGTGACAAGCCCGATACGACGCTGGTCAAGAGCGCGTTGTCCAAAGCGATTCGGCTACGGCGCCCAAGGCGTTGGCGCCTGATGTTCCACTCAGACCAAGGCTGCCAATACACGTCCATTGACCTTCAGCAGTACCTCCGCGATTCGGGAATCCTGCAGTCGATGAGTCGGAGAGGCCAGTGTTGGGATAATGCGCCAACGGAGAGCTTCTTCGGAACAATGAAGCAGGAAACAGGCATCGCCAAGTTCATTCTGGATGACTGCAGTGCCGTGGAGATCGCCATGCTAGATTGGATCGACGGCTGGTACAATCAGACCCGAAGACACACCACGCTCGATGGATGCAGTCCCATCGAATTCGAACTCAAAATGGCTGCGTAA
- a CDS encoding WecB/TagA/CpsF family glycosyltransferase, which produces MMLRILKEKLVHRELLAEGSLVTFINPWSYLVMRSDPEVFRKIDVLHVDGISLVIILRLFMGVAVRRTSFDMTSMAAEVFRICSERGLSIAFVGSEQHQIEMAVFNIHNSYPSLNIVSYRNGYFSTCEDQNEYCRYLASTAPDVVVVGMGTPRQEAFLLKIREYGWRGCGFTCGGFFHQTAKRLDYYPSLYDKLNLRWLYRIIDEPKLISRYLIQYHLFFWLFFFDWVVLLIGKFKAFFRTAN; this is translated from the coding sequence ATGATGTTGCGAATTCTAAAAGAAAAGCTTGTTCACAGGGAATTACTCGCCGAAGGCTCGTTGGTTACATTTATAAATCCTTGGTCATATTTGGTGATGAGGAGTGATCCTGAGGTTTTTAGGAAAATAGACGTTTTGCATGTCGACGGAATATCATTAGTTATAATTTTACGCCTTTTTATGGGCGTTGCTGTTCGACGAACAAGTTTTGATATGACATCAATGGCAGCAGAGGTGTTCCGTATTTGCTCAGAGCGCGGATTGTCGATTGCTTTTGTTGGTTCTGAGCAACATCAAATTGAAATGGCCGTTTTTAATATTCACAACAGCTACCCTAGTTTAAATATTGTTTCGTACAGGAATGGTTATTTCTCGACGTGCGAAGATCAAAATGAGTATTGTCGATATTTAGCCAGCACTGCTCCAGATGTAGTGGTTGTAGGAATGGGAACTCCAAGGCAAGAAGCTTTCCTTTTAAAAATACGTGAATATGGATGGCGTGGCTGCGGGTTTACCTGCGGAGGCTTTTTTCATCAAACCGCAAAGCGGCTTGATTATTACCCATCTTTGTACGACAAATTGAATCTACGCTGGCTTTACAGAATCATCGACGAGCCAAAGTTGATTTCGCGATATTTGATTCAATATCACTTGTTTTTTTGGCTTTTCTTTTTCGATTGGGTTGTGTTGTTAATTGGTAAATTCAAGGCGTTTTTTCGCACTGCCAATTAG